In the genome of Oryzias melastigma strain HK-1 linkage group LG19, ASM292280v2, whole genome shotgun sequence, the window CAATCACCATCATATTTTCAACTTTAGGTTTATGGATGTTTAATAACTGACATTTGGGAAGATTTCCCCAGAGCTTGTCCACCCCGTTCCCTTCCAAGAGCGAGGATTTGGTTTGGTCTGGCCCCTCCCACGATCAGTCTCTGGACTCTGGGATCATTcatgtttagtttgttttagacCTTGCTGTGATGTTCTTGACAGAAATAAGTACAAAGAAGTGAATGTTTTAAGATTCTGCTCCTTCACCAGCAGTCCTCCTGCACCTGTCACCGGCCCGTTTGCTGCTCTGCTCTCCAGAAAGGAGTCTCTGCTCTTCTCCAGTCAGATTGTTCAAATCCTGATCTACTTTCCTGTTCCTGTTTTCACCCCGATCTGCCCTGCATTCCCCTCTGCCTACCCTGCTGTGTGGGGAAGAAGCTTTGGATCTAACCTGTGAAGTGGACTCCAGCCTGTAGACTGGAGTGTGAGAACTGTTGGAGTAGGAggtcttcctctgctgctggaATCATCCAACCCTGAAAGGCTTAGTGTCCTTGGCCTGATGTCCTGCTGGCCCATAGCAGCCGGGTCTGCTCAGTGGTGCCCCTCTTCAGAGAGCAGGATCCGGTTCCATCGAGAGCATGGTCTGTCTGTACGCCGTTCTTTCTGTTCTTCCCTGACAGTTTCTAGAGGTTTAAAACTTATCTGTTAACAATCTATGCAAATAATCCAACTGAACTCACTGGCATCAGCTATCACAACAGACAAGCAGGTTTCCTTTATCCCACTGTACTCTTTAGAGAGGAACGTGAGCTATTGTCCAATTATGTTCAAGTCGTACGAGGATCAAaggaaatgtaaatatatatatatatatattctaaaatttttgtgaataatgcttttatcatatttttaataCAATGAGTTGAAATGGCACATTAGTTTGTGAATATGTTCTCTAGTGAAAAGCACAGAAGCATAGCtgaatagctgtttttttccttcctaGAGTTAACTCCTCACCCTGAGAACCTTATTAAACCTGCCCAGCAAGAAACGGTTTCATCTGCATTTACTAAAATACATAACCAGTACCAGTAATATGATGGAAAACTGTTTCACATACCTCACAttggttttgttttaagaaGTGGTGTCTAAACAAGGCAGAAGCAGCTCTGGTTTTATACTTACCTTCAACATTTTGTTGATATTTGAAAAGAGGAACCTTACACTGATGCCTCATTGGatgaaatcaatcaaaaaaaaattcagaatgaaTCTTTTAAGGGGCGAAGTTGAAAATGCCTCTGAATCATGCACCAACTGAGAATCTCAGCTCCAAGCAAGGACCCAGTTGGTGATGTGGTGCTAATGTTCTGTGCATGCGTGGGCCTTGATATGGCGATCAATCGGCTGTGGTCATTTCCTGTTATGACAGTGAGGACCTTTCTTCATGAACAAAGGACTTGTGCCATGCAGGAGGAAGTCCTTTAAGTTTTCAGATGAAAGGGAAAATTATTCTAGGTGTTAAAGGgatataaatttaaattttaaataataccaACTTATTTTTTGAAACGACATCCAAtatgtgttttcattttgcaCATACTGGTTAGCAGTTCCAGAGCACAGTGAAGTTTGTGTACAAATATAGAGTGGTGATTCTTGATAACAGACCGGGTTATGGTTAGAGCTGCAGCCTTGTCTTTCGGTGTCTTTGGCTGAACGTGGACAAATTAAACCAGATAAGCTGAGGATAGGGAAAGCAGTTCTATTTGCATTGCATCTTTCATGCGGAGAGGCAGAGGCAAAGTCAAGAAAAGACTGTGTGGTAAATGGCAGCGTGTAAATGGTCATTGCCCCAGTGTGTATTTAAGAAGCACACTCACaggcccacacacacacataatgTGGAATGAGTTTTGATTTCCTTGATCGTTCCTGCTTATTGGCCCAGATCGTCCCTTTGAATGGATCCAGTTCAGCTGTCACAAGATGACcagagacagaaacaggaagACAGGAAGAGATTGATGACTGCACTCTGTTCTAAAGGACAGGAGAAAGGAGGTGTTAATCTGTGTGTGCACAGtgtggctgcagcagctgctctgtGTCATGGCACCCTTCTGACTGCGAGCCGTCCCCTCACAGCTCTTTCCCTGCTGCTGCCGGGAATCCAGGCTTTAGTCACATTTTAGTTACCCAATTAGGTCAGAGCTCCTTGAAATATACACTTTGAAGAGTTTTACCTGTTGCAAAGATTGTTGGTTAAATCACCCAAAAGCAGGCAAGacttaaaataacttaaaatattacTGTAATTCAAACACCTttcgccaaaaaaaaaagaaaagatggaagtttagcctcatttccactATTAGATAATATTTCACATGTGTATTTAATTGAAGTGACACAGAGCTACAGGTTATCACTTTCCTTTTTAAGGCTTTACTGAGCGTTACAGCAGGACCGGACTTAGAACGGACTTGGAACAGAAGAAGTAGCTCATTTCAGTGAGCTTCTGTTTGGAtcttgaatttcattttttttacaacacttttattcagattcacattttttccattgttttaaTTCAGGGACATTAcagtccgtttttttttttcgctgttgaattttgtgtttaaatttcaAGCACGTTAAACTGTGTGATGTTTTAATTTGGGGCTtcaccaatattttttataccattccagctaatttttcaaatgttatttcttATAAACATTAGAACCCGAACTTATCAAGATTTGAATCACTCGATAAATCTGTCATCTACTCTTACCAAGATTAAAAACGGCACGATTGATGAtaaattgtgtattttctaaacttcatttttttaatggttaatTGGTTAATAAACAAGGAAGCAAACAAATAAGAGTCTTATTATGTTTCCTCaccaatattttattgaaaaagttttatataatataatgtacaataataacaataacattaaTACAAAAACCTGTACATTCTGTAGTTTTGCTGGGCATTTGGAAGACTGATAAAGTAACTGCAACAGGGAGGAAGGCATTTACAGGTAAATCCATGGAGCCAAGCAGCTTTCCACGtccgtttaaaaaaataataataaaagaaaatgcaggATATACATTTGTATTGAGTCTTGTGCAGCACAGCGTCATGTGTTCGGCTTACAGTACATTTGGCCTCTAACTTCATCAACACAGATCAGAGACTTAGGTAGTCTGCAGAGTAAACAAAGTCTGACGTAAACTCTGATGCCAGTATAAAAAATCCCACAGCTTCAGAGACGGgctgtgtgtttttgcagcCGACCTTGTGCCAGATTTCTAAGAATATTCACTGTTTACAACCTTAAATGCAGGTTTAAAACTAAGTGTTTCAGGCTGATGCCTAGAGGAATTATTGTCCATTCCAATCAGAATTTTTGATTCAGTGAATCTTTCTTTGAATAAGTTTTACCGCTGACCCGTTAAGGCTTGATGATGTGGCTCAAGAtaaagattgaaaaataaactgtacaCACccacttcaaaaacaaaatgtaccaAACCTagtgttgtatttttaaagaacacaCAACCTGGATAGAAACACTCTTTGGTATTTTTTATATCAGAAAGGAACCAGAAGCAACACCATAGCAGCACTTTTAAGAACATTCAGATTCTCATATAAACCCTGGTCTGCATTAAAATAATCTCTGTCAGTGTGATGTTGTTGATCCCAGTCTGCTCTGATCATTCAACTTGAACTATTAGCATGTTTCGCTCTGCAGCCTGGTCCTTTCTGAGCAGTCGTCTAAAGTGATTCATGTCAAAGTGAAAGCTCAGAGAACCAGCGCCGTCGTCTCTAAGGAAAGGTCTCTGCACgttgtttgatttattgcatTTCAGAAATTACACTCAGTGACGTCTGTTCACTATGAGACCAGCTCATGAACAAATAATCATTGTTCCAGACATCCTTAGTTTCTTTGttaatgcatcaaaaatgaacttttctcTTCAAGTGCAAGTTCTACCACGTTCCAGAACTttaaaacaggaacaaaaatctaaaagcaTCTTGTTCTCGCTAGACAGACATTTCTTAAGTCTTCAAGTCATCACATCCACCTGCTTCCTCTTTGCAGACACTGAGCAGCACACATTCATGGGGAACGGAGGAGAATTCTTTCTGCAAGAATCATGCGTCATAGTGCTGTGTTTTGTCATAGTGTGTGTTGTCAAAGTTCAGGTAGACTCAAACTTTTTGCTGCTTCTCACAGGAGTACCGTTCAATTAGCTTCCAGCAGCTAGCTCAGCTCATTGTGCATTTCAGAGCAGAGGGTGATTCAGAGGAAACTCTGCGCGTCCAAACTGAGCTGTCATATCTCTGACTCTCGCCTCAAAGACCGCGGCTCTAGCGGCAGCATGGCTTGGCTGTGTTCCATGTCTGAGATGTTGTCAGTCTGGGTGCCATCAGGACCAACACTACTCCCGTTGCCCTCATCCGTGTCCTCCTTGTTTTCCAGTGCCATCTCATTCTCGTAGCAGAAGGAGTTAGAGCTGGACAGGATGTATTTTTTCTCTGCGAGGTCTCTGGCACTGCACAGAGGTGTGCTGGGTACCTCATAGGTCTTGTGAAAGCGGGAGTAGTCCACCTTGTAGTAGTTCTTCTCCTCAAACAGCACAGGCTCAAACCGGTGACCCCAGAGGATCTCGTTGGCCACATAGGAGCTGCGGCACTGTGTGGTCATAGCTGTTGCTTCAACCATGCCCTCCAGGATGACCACAATTTCAAACTCTGAATTCTCCAGATCCTGTTTGCTCGTGTTGTAGAACGGGCTGTCCTCGTCGATCTCATGGACGATGGTGATTGGCGAGACCAGGAAGATTCGATCAATTCCACTGTCAAAGCCCACATCAATGTCCATCTGATCGAGGGGAATGTACTCCCCTTCTTCTGTTGTTCTGGATTTGAGGAGTTGGGCTCGCACGTGTGCCTCAACCAGGTGGCTTTTACGCAAGTTGCCCACACGCCACATCAGGCAGAGCTTGTTGTCCCTCATGGCCACTGTGGCATTATGACTGAACACCAGagtttcatttctctttttgggTTTGGCCATTTTTGCCATCACTGCACCAATGATAAAGGCGTCAATGATGCAGCCCACTATGCTTTGGAAAACCaccacaaaaacagcaacaggGCACTCATCCGTCACATATCTGTAGCCGTAACCGATGGTAGTTTGAGTTTCGATG includes:
- the kcnj2a gene encoding inward rectifier potassium channel 2a, which gives rise to MGSVRASRYNIVSSEEDGMKLPTMAVPNGYSNGKGKVHTKHQPQSRFVKKDGHCNVQFINMSEKSQRYLADIFTTCVDIRWRWMFIIFCLAFLLSWLFFGCVFWLLAIFHGDLENTDAPKCVTNVSSFVAAFLFSIETQTTIGYGYRYVTDECPVAVFVVVFQSIVGCIIDAFIIGAVMAKMAKPKKRNETLVFSHNATVAMRDNKLCLMWRVGNLRKSHLVEAHVRAQLLKSRTTEEGEYIPLDQMDIDVGFDSGIDRIFLVSPITIVHEIDEDSPFYNTSKQDLENSEFEIVVILEGMVEATAMTTQCRSSYVANEILWGHRFEPVLFEEKNYYKVDYSRFHKTYEVPSTPLCSARDLAEKKYILSSSNSFCYENEMALENKEDTDEGNGSSVGPDGTQTDNISDMEHSQAMLPLEPRSLRRESEI